In Hyphomicrobiaceae bacterium, the following are encoded in one genomic region:
- a CDS encoding S-adenosylmethionine decarboxylase, translating to MIKHHHFIGRFEVTAPPLEGDRGYLESWMFELIEAQGMKVLSGPHVAFVDKPGNRGLTGVAIIETSHVAVHIWDETSPALVQLDFYTCGTLRKDLILQAIAPWGVAKHTFMVLDRETDVVAMELA from the coding sequence ATGATCAAACATCATCACTTCATCGGACGTTTCGAAGTCACAGCGCCCCCGCTCGAAGGCGACCGGGGATATCTCGAATCTTGGATGTTCGAGCTGATCGAGGCTCAGGGAATGAAGGTCCTGTCTGGGCCTCATGTCGCCTTCGTCGACAAGCCAGGCAACAGAGGCCTCACGGGCGTCGCCATCATCGAGACTTCGCACGTGGCCGTACATATCTGGGACGAGACATCGCCCGCGCTCGTGCAGCTCGACTTCTATACCTGTGGAACGCTGCGCAAGGATCTCATCCTGCAAGCCATCGCACCGTGGGGCGTAGCCAAGCACACATTCATGGTTCTCGACCGCGAAACCGACGTTGTTGCGATGGAGTTGGCCTAG
- a CDS encoding DUF2735 domain-containing protein: MATFSPGHTAKIYAFPPRGRMAGSDVNRSHTQDLSDELAQMPVTICTGAWYHEDAVTTSHMPKRSS; encoded by the coding sequence ATGGCAACATTCAGTCCCGGACACACCGCCAAGATCTACGCATTCCCTCCGCGTGGTCGTATGGCTGGGAGCGATGTAAATCGCTCCCATACACAAGACCTGTCAGACGAGCTGGCGCAGATGCCGGTGACGATCTGCACAGGTGCTTGGTATCATGAGGACGCAGTTACAACGTCACACATGCCGAAGCGTTCTAGCTAG
- a CDS encoding isoprenylcysteine carboxylmethyltransferase family protein yields MTQPQNTAAERANNFPWPPVLLVAAIALALALGRWAPLTWPGMDDGPAHFIGLAIGGVGLGLIVSAILTLRGHETTVMPDKMSSVLVTDGPYRFFRNPIYLGEVMAMFGLAELSKNIWFVIAGAAFALAVTVLQILPEERHLEARFGKDYLDYKQRARRWL; encoded by the coding sequence ATGACCCAACCTCAGAACACAGCAGCCGAACGCGCGAATAATTTCCCATGGCCGCCGGTTCTGCTCGTCGCGGCCATTGCCTTGGCGCTCGCGTTGGGCCGATGGGCGCCGCTGACCTGGCCCGGCATGGATGATGGCCCGGCCCACTTTATCGGACTTGCAATAGGCGGCGTCGGTCTGGGACTGATCGTAAGCGCCATTCTGACTTTGCGAGGCCACGAGACGACAGTTATGCCCGACAAGATGTCTAGCGTGCTGGTGACCGACGGTCCCTACCGCTTTTTCCGCAATCCCATCTACCTCGGCGAAGTGATGGCGATGTTCGGCCTTGCGGAACTCTCAAAGAACATCTGGTTTGTCATTGCGGGGGCGGCATTTGCCCTGGCTGTAACCGTCCTGCAGATCCTCCCTGAGGAGCGCCACTTGGAAGCGCGCTTTGGAAAGGACTACCTCGACTACAAGCAGCGCGCGCGGCGCTGGCTGTGA
- a CDS encoding pyridoxal phosphate-dependent aminotransferase, protein MPHIPFTPIIEALPKLVPFVGPEAIERGTGRKFLARLGANESVFGPSPKAIAVMREAAETNWRYADPESYELRAALAAFHGLDVGNIVVGEGIDGLLGLTCLMYLTPGQTVVTSDGAYPTFNFHVLAHGGRLIKVPMAHDCEDLGALLETAKAESARILYVSNPNNPMGSWWPADEIAQLIANLPPQTLLILDEAYSDTAPDGTLPPIDVANGQVIRYRTFSKAYGLAGARIGYAIAEPEIISAFDKVRNHYGINRVGQLGALAALQDQPYLAEVVSQIARARDRIGAIAHSCGLLPLPSATNFVAIDCGADGAFAKRVLEGVLDQGVFIRKPAVAPLDRCIRVSCGLDADLDLFAKALPVSVAEARRNVASDT, encoded by the coding sequence ATGCCGCACATCCCATTCACACCCATAATCGAAGCCCTGCCCAAACTCGTGCCTTTCGTCGGGCCCGAAGCCATCGAGCGGGGAACAGGACGAAAGTTCCTGGCTCGTCTTGGCGCCAACGAAAGCGTCTTCGGCCCAAGCCCTAAAGCAATTGCCGTCATGCGCGAGGCCGCCGAGACCAACTGGCGTTACGCCGATCCGGAAAGCTACGAGCTGCGGGCTGCACTTGCTGCGTTTCATGGCCTTGACGTTGGTAATATCGTCGTTGGCGAAGGCATCGATGGCTTGCTCGGTCTGACATGCCTGATGTACCTGACGCCTGGGCAAACTGTCGTCACATCGGACGGCGCTTATCCGACATTTAATTTCCATGTGCTTGCTCACGGTGGCCGCCTCATCAAGGTTCCGATGGCGCATGATTGTGAGGATCTCGGCGCGCTGCTTGAAACCGCAAAGGCGGAGAGCGCGCGTATTCTCTACGTCTCCAATCCCAACAATCCGATGGGATCGTGGTGGCCTGCAGACGAGATCGCGCAGTTAATTGCGAATCTTCCGCCTCAAACGTTGCTGATTTTGGATGAGGCATATTCCGACACCGCGCCGGATGGCACGTTGCCGCCCATCGACGTAGCGAATGGTCAGGTGATCCGCTACCGCACCTTCTCCAAGGCCTATGGACTTGCTGGTGCGCGCATCGGGTACGCCATAGCGGAACCGGAGATCATTTCTGCTTTCGACAAGGTGCGAAACCATTACGGGATCAACCGCGTCGGCCAGCTTGGCGCGTTGGCGGCGTTGCAAGACCAGCCTTATCTCGCTGAGGTCGTCAGCCAGATCGCGCGCGCTCGGGATCGCATCGGAGCGATTGCACACAGCTGTGGTCTGCTGCCATTGCCGTCTGCAACAAACTTCGTCGCCATCGACTGCGGGGCCGACGGTGCATTCGCTAAGCGCGTGCTGGAAGGCGTGCTCGACCAAGGCGTTTTCATTCGCAAACCAGCGGTTGCTCCGCTCGACCGCTGTATCAGGGTAAGCTGTGGCCTCGACGCAGATCTCGACCTGTTTGCCAAGGCGTTGCCAGTTTCCGTGGCAGAAGCACGTCGTAACGTCGCGTCCGACACATGA
- a CDS encoding glutamine synthetase beta-grasp domain-containing protein: MTKYKLEYIWLDGYTPVPNLRGKTQIKEYSAFPSLEELPLWGFDGSSTMQAEGHSSDCVLKPVAVYPDPARTNGALVMCEVMMPDGVTPHASNKRATILDDEGAWFGFEQEYFFYKNGRPLGFPDSGYPAPQGQYYTGVGYKNVGDVAREIVEQHLDLCLAAGINHEGINAEVAKGQWEFQVFGKGSKKAADEMWMARYLLLRLTEKYAIDIEFHCKPLGDTDWNGSGMHANFSTSYMREVGGKEYFESMMKEFEKNLEDHIAVYGPDNHLRLTGKHETAPWNKFSYGVADRGASIRVPHSFVKNGYKGYLEDRRPNSQGDPYQIASQILRTISTVPMAGKKAAAA; this comes from the coding sequence ATGACGAAATACAAACTCGAATATATCTGGCTGGATGGCTACACGCCGGTGCCGAACCTGCGTGGAAAGACTCAAATTAAGGAGTACAGCGCCTTCCCGTCACTCGAGGAATTGCCACTTTGGGGCTTCGATGGAAGCTCAACGATGCAGGCTGAAGGACACAGCTCGGATTGTGTGTTGAAGCCCGTTGCAGTTTATCCTGATCCCGCACGCACAAACGGCGCTCTCGTTATGTGCGAAGTCATGATGCCTGATGGTGTGACGCCGCATGCTTCCAACAAGCGCGCTACCATTCTCGATGATGAAGGCGCCTGGTTTGGGTTTGAACAAGAGTACTTCTTCTACAAGAACGGTCGTCCGCTCGGTTTTCCGGATTCGGGTTATCCCGCGCCGCAGGGGCAGTACTACACCGGCGTCGGCTACAAGAATGTCGGCGATGTTGCGCGTGAAATCGTCGAGCAACATCTCGATCTATGCCTTGCCGCTGGCATCAACCATGAAGGTATCAACGCCGAAGTGGCGAAGGGCCAGTGGGAATTCCAGGTTTTCGGCAAGGGCTCCAAGAAGGCCGCCGATGAGATGTGGATGGCGCGCTACCTGCTTCTCCGTCTGACAGAGAAATATGCCATCGACATCGAGTTCCACTGCAAGCCGCTGGGCGATACCGATTGGAACGGCTCGGGCATGCACGCCAACTTCTCGACCTCCTATATGCGCGAAGTCGGCGGCAAGGAGTATTTCGAATCGATGATGAAGGAATTCGAGAAGAACCTTGAAGACCACATCGCTGTCTATGGTCCCGATAATCATCTGCGCCTAACGGGCAAGCACGAGACCGCACCGTGGAACAAGTTCAGCTATGGCGTGGCTGACCGTGGTGCTTCGATCCGCGTGCCGCACTCGTTCGTCAAGAACGGATACAAGGGCTATCTGGAAGACCGTCGCCCGAACTCGCAAGGCGACCCATACCAGATCGCGTCGCAGATCCTGCGCACGATCTCTACGGTTCCGATGGCTGGTAAGAAGGCTGCAGCCGCGTAA
- a CDS encoding DUF3592 domain-containing protein encodes MLADDPAKLQRRNLTTGRGAAAALVGIAGVAIMLWAAVLAAGKIDAIWQSAKAAGQIEKLVNSGHDGRGVPIISFVDADGRRHTFMSQSAGSAERYRPGDEIVVLYDPADPAQAHVADYTSSFAQALLTGTVGALLVLISGLLRQSRTLSPQAGAIEGTAPTRKTSPPRVSGISDILSRRLAGDEPELQYHPFNAVAVKHYLAGLGRPASDRKVKLTESRQALAEGRVPVGLTEFLAYACALAYHEDAPRYLRTHCPRVGEPHLVTYEAGRALCFVFEGVTTIAVVDPDGFRPLSASAALLTPRAGARQYVPEESIWDAAPRARAAARMWNGLRPGVEEWLKGVLRTSENDDKPPILLAGHQRGGAAAMLAAYEFAKRGRNICGVVTFGTTHPGGKTFVSDYAQLGLDERTLHVVSQSFGRRSLHLGARLPGNVFRLARYRPSSEVAGTGAKPAQRRLAERWAAAALSIEDGSESADEGAIRRRMWLKLLAADPSARRAIMRGDIERRYALSLTALILERLTELYSAEKSAEPASAAYAALSEHLLDSRGVRPESAQEAFLTLKDLPPMYSAGAGINRDTKFASSST; translated from the coding sequence ATGTTGGCTGACGACCCCGCAAAATTGCAGCGCAGAAATCTGACGACTGGCCGCGGTGCAGCGGCTGCTCTCGTCGGCATTGCGGGCGTCGCCATCATGCTTTGGGCCGCCGTTCTCGCGGCGGGGAAAATCGACGCCATCTGGCAGTCCGCCAAAGCAGCGGGGCAAATAGAGAAGCTGGTGAATTCCGGGCACGATGGGCGCGGAGTGCCGATCATTTCATTCGTCGACGCTGACGGTCGGCGACACACTTTCATGTCGCAAAGCGCAGGCAGTGCGGAACGCTATCGACCCGGCGATGAAATCGTCGTGCTGTATGACCCCGCGGATCCAGCGCAGGCTCATGTGGCCGACTACACGAGTTCATTCGCTCAGGCTTTGCTGACGGGGACCGTCGGCGCATTGCTGGTGTTGATCTCGGGGCTTTTGCGACAAAGCCGTACGCTTAGCCCGCAAGCTGGTGCGATAGAAGGCACCGCCCCGACGCGAAAGACCAGCCCGCCAAGGGTGTCTGGTATATCGGATATTCTCTCGCGCAGACTGGCGGGCGATGAACCTGAGCTGCAATACCATCCCTTCAATGCGGTCGCCGTGAAGCACTACCTTGCGGGATTGGGCAGGCCGGCTTCGGATCGCAAGGTAAAGCTGACAGAAAGCCGGCAAGCGCTCGCGGAAGGGCGCGTGCCGGTGGGGCTGACAGAGTTTCTCGCCTATGCCTGCGCGTTAGCCTATCACGAAGATGCACCGCGCTATTTGCGCACGCACTGTCCGCGCGTTGGCGAGCCCCATCTCGTAACCTATGAAGCTGGGCGCGCTCTTTGCTTTGTTTTTGAAGGTGTGACCACGATCGCAGTCGTGGACCCGGACGGCTTCCGCCCCCTTTCAGCATCTGCGGCGCTCCTCACTCCGCGCGCGGGTGCACGCCAGTATGTTCCAGAAGAATCGATTTGGGACGCCGCTCCACGTGCCCGAGCAGCCGCCCGGATGTGGAATGGGTTGCGTCCTGGCGTGGAGGAGTGGCTCAAGGGCGTGTTGCGGACAAGCGAGAACGATGACAAGCCGCCCATCCTGCTCGCGGGACATCAACGCGGGGGCGCAGCCGCGATGCTTGCGGCCTACGAGTTTGCCAAGCGCGGGCGAAATATCTGCGGGGTCGTTACCTTTGGCACCACGCACCCGGGAGGCAAGACCTTCGTTAGCGACTATGCACAACTCGGTCTGGATGAGCGCACACTGCATGTCGTCTCTCAAAGCTTTGGGCGCCGCAGTTTGCACCTGGGGGCGCGGCTGCCGGGCAACGTCTTCAGGCTCGCCCGATATCGGCCGTCTTCCGAAGTGGCCGGCACTGGCGCGAAACCGGCTCAGCGGCGTCTTGCGGAACGCTGGGCGGCCGCTGCGCTATCCATTGAGGATGGATCTGAGAGCGCGGACGAGGGCGCAATTCGTCGTCGGATGTGGCTGAAGCTCTTGGCTGCCGATCCCTCAGCACGTCGCGCGATCATGCGGGGAGACATCGAGCGACGTTACGCCTTGAGTTTAACCGCGCTGATCCTTGAAAGGTTGACGGAGTTGTATTCCGCCGAAAAAAGCGCGGAGCCTGCGTCGGCGGCCTATGCGGCTTTGAGCGAACATTTGTTGGATTCACGCGGCGTGCGGCCGGAAAGCGCGCAAGAAGCGTTTCTCACTCTCAAAGATCTGCCTCCGATGTACTCCGCTGGTGCTGGCATAAATCGCGATACGAAGTTCGCTTCATCGTCAACGTGA
- a CDS encoding DUF4846 domain-containing protein: MRVGNLHRLNRRELLRGSAAFAFMGAQTRLSSAAGLYAWRPATAATGAGDTLQARFSPPPGFIRDAVADSSFAAWLRSLPLKEQGARVHLYTGAEKSRQDVHAGVIDIDVGGRDLQQCADAVMRLRAEWLLGTGRSSEIAFNMTEGGRVPFSRWARGERSSPSGKRWRKTAAADSSYASFRKYLDFVFSYAGTASLEKELVPVPEGDIAIGDVFIKGGFPGHAVLVADLVHNAATQSKRFLLIQSYMPAQQMHVLRNPQNGDGSPWYGVPAGNLVTPEWTFAPGSLRRWPSSR, translated from the coding sequence ATGCGCGTTGGAAATTTGCATCGTCTCAATCGCCGCGAGCTGCTGCGAGGCAGCGCCGCATTCGCATTCATGGGCGCGCAGACGCGCTTGTCCAGCGCCGCGGGTCTTTACGCATGGCGCCCAGCCACGGCCGCCACAGGTGCTGGAGATACGCTACAAGCGCGGTTCTCTCCCCCGCCGGGTTTCATCAGAGATGCGGTTGCAGACTCATCATTCGCCGCCTGGCTGCGATCCTTGCCGCTGAAAGAGCAAGGCGCGCGCGTGCATCTCTACACGGGGGCGGAAAAATCCCGCCAGGATGTCCATGCCGGTGTCATAGACATCGACGTCGGCGGGCGCGATCTTCAACAATGCGCTGACGCCGTCATGCGACTTCGCGCCGAGTGGTTGCTTGGAACCGGCCGCAGCAGCGAGATCGCCTTCAATATGACAGAGGGCGGGCGGGTTCCGTTCTCCAGATGGGCCCGCGGAGAGCGAAGCTCTCCCTCTGGCAAACGGTGGCGAAAGACCGCCGCTGCGGATTCCAGTTACGCCAGCTTCCGCAAGTATTTGGACTTCGTCTTCTCGTATGCAGGCACCGCATCACTCGAGAAGGAGCTGGTGCCCGTGCCTGAGGGCGACATCGCCATTGGGGATGTCTTCATCAAAGGCGGCTTTCCAGGCCACGCGGTGCTCGTTGCCGATCTCGTCCACAACGCGGCCACACAATCGAAGCGCTTCCTTCTGATTCAGAGCTACATGCCGGCGCAGCAGATGCACGTCCTCAGGAACCCACAAAACGGCGACGGCTCCCCCTGGTACGGCGTGCCCGCTGGCAACTTGGTAACGCCGGAATGGACCTTTGCTCCAGGCTCACTCCGACGCTGGCCCTCATCACGTTGA
- a CDS encoding DUF1489 domain-containing protein, producing MALHMIKLCVGAHSIEDLADWQRGRIAAAKKAGKRPLPYHTTFQSPKRQEDLLDGGSLYWVMKGIITARQRFVAFDEGTKEDGTPCCVMVLDPELIAVRPVPRRAFQGWRYLSAEDAPEDLGKCAGNGISAMPPGMRKALAELCLI from the coding sequence ATGGCACTTCATATGATCAAGCTGTGCGTTGGCGCGCATTCCATAGAGGATCTGGCGGACTGGCAGCGCGGCCGCATAGCGGCAGCGAAAAAGGCGGGCAAACGTCCGCTGCCCTATCACACCACATTTCAAAGCCCAAAACGCCAGGAGGACCTGCTCGACGGCGGCTCTCTTTACTGGGTGATGAAGGGGATCATTACAGCACGCCAACGGTTTGTCGCCTTCGATGAGGGAACCAAGGAAGACGGCACGCCCTGTTGCGTCATGGTGCTCGATCCAGAGCTGATTGCCGTGCGCCCTGTGCCGCGGCGCGCTTTTCAGGGCTGGCGATATCTTTCCGCCGAGGATGCACCGGAAGATCTCGGCAAGTGCGCGGGGAACGGCATCTCCGCCATGCCGCCAGGAATGCGCAAGGCGCTTGCCGAGTTGTGTCTGATCTGA
- a CDS encoding MFS transporter, with protein MTTGPGIFPDPPSEPESGWTRDEDRRRIASLAAVITAAFGVGMAFGVGFPLTALTLESWATQKWLIGIAGAAPAMGVLATLPFLPGLVARWGAVRAISVGCLVGAAGFIALGLFQDVHAWIVIRFLMSAGLALPWLAGETWINLVTREETRGRVIAIYAISFFSGYSVGPLLLEATGLLGYAPYLVGAGAMAFAGLPIVLAARLAPDVSQKGSDHSPFSAVRLAPVGMMGGFIGGFAEMSYLALIGNVGIAGGLEQATALRLMSFLTAGGVVLQFLIGYMADKMARTLVTIALGVAFIVLSLLLPAALAHPPMAFPLAFVLGGVVLGFYTVGLAVVGEEVQARDLAAANAAFLVMYQLGAILGPAAAGFAMSISPVEGFVYAMALFMLLALAGVLWLWRRQA; from the coding sequence ATGACCACAGGACCCGGGATTTTCCCCGATCCGCCGTCCGAGCCTGAGAGTGGTTGGACGCGCGACGAGGATCGACGACGTATCGCCAGCCTTGCGGCGGTTATTACCGCAGCGTTCGGCGTCGGCATGGCTTTCGGCGTCGGCTTTCCGTTGACAGCGCTAACTCTCGAAAGCTGGGCCACGCAAAAATGGCTGATCGGCATCGCAGGGGCAGCGCCCGCCATGGGCGTGTTGGCGACGTTGCCATTTCTTCCGGGGCTTGTCGCGCGCTGGGGGGCCGTGCGGGCCATTTCTGTGGGATGTCTTGTTGGCGCGGCGGGTTTCATCGCGCTTGGACTGTTCCAAGACGTCCACGCCTGGATCGTTATTCGCTTCCTGATGAGCGCCGGGCTCGCGCTGCCGTGGCTGGCCGGCGAGACCTGGATAAATCTCGTCACCCGCGAAGAAACCCGTGGGCGCGTCATTGCGATCTATGCAATCTCATTTTTCTCGGGCTACTCGGTCGGTCCACTTCTGCTGGAGGCGACGGGACTGCTCGGCTATGCGCCTTATCTGGTCGGCGCGGGCGCGATGGCGTTCGCCGGACTTCCAATCGTGCTGGCCGCTCGTTTGGCGCCCGACGTGTCCCAGAAGGGCTCCGATCACTCGCCGTTTTCTGCCGTGCGGCTTGCTCCGGTCGGGATGATGGGGGGCTTCATCGGCGGCTTTGCGGAGATGAGTTACCTGGCGCTGATCGGCAACGTCGGCATTGCAGGCGGACTGGAGCAAGCGACGGCTTTGCGTCTCATGAGCTTTTTGACCGCTGGCGGCGTGGTCCTTCAATTTCTCATCGGTTACATGGCCGACAAAATGGCGCGCACGCTTGTCACTATTGCGCTCGGCGTTGCCTTTATCGTGCTGTCGCTGTTGTTGCCTGCGGCTCTTGCCCATCCGCCCATGGCGTTTCCGCTGGCGTTTGTTCTAGGCGGCGTTGTGCTCGGTTTTTACACTGTCGGTTTGGCGGTCGTGGGCGAGGAGGTTCAGGCACGCGATCTAGCGGCTGCCAACGCGGCGTTTCTCGTCATGTACCAGCTGGGGGCTATTCTGGGCCCGGCTGCGGCTGGCTTCGCCATGTCGATCTCGCCGGTAGAGGGCTTCGTGTATGCCATGGCGCTATTCATGCTCCTGGCGCTGGCGGGAGTGCTCTGGCTGTGGCGGAGACAGGCTTGA